From a region of the uncultured Desulfatiglans sp. genome:
- a CDS encoding hypothetical protein (Evidence 5 : Unknown function) gives MRGSKLALDKVRNRLRSGFHPERVFPADFSFRLTICWCGDWSGLIHTDFWFYDRRGKFFANGKKAHTIFPFSRGISQACCRQW, from the coding sequence ATGAGAGGATCAAAGCTCGCCCTTGATAAAGTCAGGAATCGCTTAAGGAGCGGTTTTCATCCGGAAAGGGTCTTCCCCGCCGATTTCAGCTTCCGTTTGACGATTTGCTGGTGCGGCGACTGGTCGGGGCTAATCCATACAGATTTCTGGTTTTATGATCGAAGAGGAAAATTTTTCGCGAATGGCAAGAAGGCTCATACGATCTTTCCCTTTTCGCGAGGCATTTCGCAAGCGTGCTGCCGGCAATGGTAA
- a CDS encoding Alpha-acetolactate decarboxylase: MKQRFSFFTILFCLTVILFSGCTTVPSNGITQVATIDALLTGVYDGHMSLETLRSYGDFGLGTFEGLDGEMILLDGTFYKVRADGKVYEPALSERTPFACVTSFEPDRRETISERADLAGLEKKIDALAPGPNRFCTFIIRGTFDRVKTRSVPAQQRPYPPLVEVARSQPVFHLSNVRGTLIGFRSPAFVKGVNVPGYHMHFLAEDLSGGGHVLDLVLREGVLEADTVHDWLSIYLPIQNPAFAGADLSVDRSRETQAVEK; encoded by the coding sequence ATGAAGCAGCGATTTTCATTTTTCACGATCCTTTTTTGTTTAACGGTAATTCTTTTCTCCGGCTGCACCACCGTCCCATCAAACGGCATTACGCAGGTAGCCACGATCGATGCCCTGTTGACCGGTGTCTACGACGGGCACATGTCTCTTGAAACGCTAAGATCTTATGGGGATTTCGGCCTCGGGACCTTCGAGGGGCTGGACGGCGAAATGATCCTTCTCGACGGGACGTTCTACAAGGTTCGCGCCGACGGGAAAGTATACGAGCCCGCGCTTTCGGAGCGAACCCCTTTCGCCTGCGTAACGTCCTTCGAACCCGACCGCAGGGAAACGATTTCGGAACGGGCAGACCTGGCTGGGCTGGAAAAGAAGATCGACGCCCTGGCACCTGGACCGAACCGGTTCTGCACGTTCATCATCCGCGGGACCTTCGATCGGGTCAAGACGCGCAGCGTCCCCGCGCAGCAAAGGCCTTATCCTCCTCTGGTGGAGGTGGCCCGCAGCCAGCCGGTCTTTCATCTTTCGAACGTTCGAGGCACCTTGATCGGATTCCGTTCGCCTGCCTTCGTGAAAGGCGTGAACGTTCCGGGTTATCACATGCACTTTCTCGCTGAAGATCTTTCAGGCGGCGGGCATGTGCTGGATCTCGTGTTGCGCGAGGGGGTGCTGGAAGCCGACACCGTGCACGACTGGCTGAGCATTTATCTCCCGATCCAAAACCCGGCCTTCGCAGGAGCCGATCTGAGCGTAGACCGCAGCCGTGAGACGCAGGCGGTTGAAAAATGA
- a CDS encoding hypothetical protein (Evidence 5 : Unknown function): MKLEEIKKAIEGLTDAEKKEFFSEIVPDICDESLTKEGCRMIFERKLSGSRYLESFDELHELQKKE; the protein is encoded by the coding sequence ATGAAATTGGAAGAAATCAAGAAAGCGATCGAAGGGTTGACAGATGCGGAAAAAAAGGAGTTTTTCTCCGAAATTGTTCCAGACATCTGCGATGAATCTCTTACTAAAGAAGGATGCCGTATGATATTCGAGAGAAAATTATCAGGATCAAGATATCTGGAGTCTTTTGATGAGCTTCACGAACTTCAGAAAAAAGAGTAA
- a CDS encoding Fructose-bisphosphate aldolase/6-deoxy-5-ketofructose 1-phosphate synthase → MDQKLDICMPADVPEDSKIHYIENYNKITKSSGRLMLFAGDQKVEHLNDDFYGSGIHIDDASPEHLFKIAHSSKIGVFATQLGLIARYGMSYPDIPYLVKLNSKSNLVKVSQSDPFSHHWFEVDRIIDFRDKSKLNILGVGYTLYLGSEFEAEMLHQAAQIIYDAHQYGLITVLWVYPRGKAIEDEKDPHLIAGATGVAACLGSDFVKVNYPKQKGKESKEIFKEAVWAAGRTKVVCAGGSSTDVRSFLNDLHDQIYVSGASGNATGRNIHQKSLQDATRMCNAIYAITITGESVEAAMEIYHSGG, encoded by the coding sequence ATGGATCAGAAACTTGATATTTGTATGCCCGCCGATGTTCCGGAAGATTCCAAAATACATTACATCGAAAATTATAATAAAATCACAAAAAGCAGTGGCCGTCTGATGCTTTTCGCAGGCGACCAAAAGGTTGAACACTTGAATGATGATTTTTATGGATCGGGAATCCATATCGATGATGCTAGCCCAGAACATCTTTTTAAAATTGCACACTCGAGCAAGATCGGTGTTTTTGCGACGCAGCTTGGGCTAATAGCCCGATATGGAATGAGTTATCCAGATATTCCTTATCTTGTAAAACTGAATTCTAAAAGCAATCTTGTTAAAGTCTCTCAATCGGACCCGTTCAGTCACCATTGGTTCGAGGTTGATAGAATTATCGATTTTCGAGATAAGAGCAAATTGAACATCCTCGGAGTAGGCTATACGCTCTATCTGGGAAGTGAATTCGAAGCCGAAATGCTGCATCAAGCGGCTCAAATCATCTATGATGCGCATCAATATGGATTGATCACGGTGCTATGGGTTTATCCGCGGGGCAAGGCCATAGAGGACGAGAAAGATCCCCACTTAATTGCAGGGGCTACAGGAGTAGCAGCCTGCCTTGGCAGTGACTTCGTCAAAGTGAATTATCCTAAACAAAAGGGGAAGGAATCAAAGGAAATATTCAAAGAGGCTGTTTGGGCTGCAGGCCGCACAAAAGTCGTTTGTGCCGGCGGTTCGAGTACGGACGTACGATCCTTTCTTAACGATCTTCACGATCAGATCTACGTCAGTGGCGCCTCAGGCAACGCTACAGGCAGAAATATCCATCAGAAATCTCTTCAAGACGCCACTAGAATGTGCAACGCTATTTATGCCATAACCATTACCGGTGAAAGTGTCGAAGCGGCTATGGAGATTTATCATTCAGGTGGATAA
- a CDS encoding conserved hypothetical protein (Evidence 4 : Unknown function but conserved in other organisms), whose amino-acid sequence MRLEILTAESLGVRGLCCRLEIRGRVIVIDPGVALGAWRHRLPPHPVQIAVGVAARQRIVAALESATDVVFSHYHGDHIPLADANPYQLSFSQLPDRFRTLRAWAKAPEGQSEKSRSRADALMGLFSAGWRIAEGMEDGPLRFSGAMPHGLDGLPFGHVMMTRVKLGGCTFVHGSDIQLLDDATVDAVLEWSPDIVLAAGPPLYQNGLLSEDRVRAWKNAKRLAKKVRILILDHHLLRSAEGVDWLKALSKTVERRVYCAADFMGHPRRLLEAERQDLYRIMPVKEGWHEAYARGLTSVKEFAAG is encoded by the coding sequence ATGAGGCTTGAGATCCTTACGGCTGAGTCCTTGGGAGTACGGGGTCTTTGCTGTCGGTTGGAGATACGAGGCCGCGTGATCGTGATCGATCCCGGGGTTGCCCTGGGTGCCTGGCGACATCGACTCCCACCCCACCCGGTGCAGATCGCTGTGGGTGTCGCTGCGCGCCAACGCATTGTTGCAGCCCTGGAGAGCGCTACGGACGTGGTTTTCAGCCATTATCACGGGGATCATATCCCTCTGGCGGATGCCAACCCTTATCAATTGTCGTTTTCGCAATTACCAGACCGTTTCAGGACGTTGCGCGCCTGGGCAAAGGCACCTGAAGGGCAGTCCGAAAAGAGTCGATCCCGGGCGGATGCGCTGATGGGTCTCTTCTCAGCGGGATGGAGAATTGCGGAGGGGATGGAAGATGGCCCATTGCGGTTTTCGGGGGCGATGCCGCACGGTTTGGACGGTCTGCCATTCGGACACGTGATGATGACGCGCGTGAAACTGGGGGGCTGCACCTTTGTACACGGCTCGGATATCCAGCTTCTCGACGATGCCACAGTGGACGCTGTTCTCGAATGGTCACCGGATATCGTCCTGGCGGCCGGCCCGCCGCTCTACCAGAATGGACTTCTTTCGGAGGATCGCGTCCGTGCCTGGAAAAACGCCAAACGCCTGGCGAAAAAGGTTCGGATTCTTATTCTCGATCATCATCTGCTACGTTCAGCCGAGGGGGTGGATTGGTTGAAAGCTCTGTCCAAGACAGTCGAGCGGCGCGTCTACTGCGCAGCCGATTTCATGGGCCATCCCAGGCGGCTGTTGGAAGCGGAACGTCAGGACCTTTATCGGATAATGCCTGTGAAAGAAGGGTGGCATGAAGCGTATGCACGAGGTCTGACATCCGTGAAAGAGTTTGCCGCCGGCTGA
- a CDS encoding conserved hypothetical protein (Evidence 4 : Unknown function but conserved in other organisms): MSLIIISADLYESGRAVAEKAAAKLNYRLIDRELLTEAAARNEVPEAELKRALAENPSLFGMRARPWRRALAVIQKTVLERLLADDAVCHGLGAHLYVVGVSHALKVRVLADAEKEAAVLAEQERIPADKAMKRLEQRKQLRRRWSRSAFGMDETDPGLYDLVIGLSNIDLDEAVQTICDTASYRKFQPMSWSQKCLADLELAARVRTVLLERFPDLKVSADGGTLVVEVRAMKREKRRKAEAIKEMAGRIAGVEYVEVHVVNDIFRQAAESFR; the protein is encoded by the coding sequence ATGTCCCTGATCATCATTTCTGCGGATCTTTATGAAAGCGGTCGCGCGGTTGCCGAAAAGGCGGCTGCAAAGTTGAACTATCGATTGATCGACCGGGAGCTTCTGACGGAGGCGGCGGCCCGCAATGAAGTTCCGGAGGCTGAACTGAAGCGGGCGCTCGCTGAAAACCCTTCTCTGTTCGGGATGCGTGCGCGGCCCTGGCGGCGGGCTCTGGCGGTCATTCAGAAGACCGTCCTCGAAAGGCTTCTCGCTGATGATGCGGTCTGCCACGGATTGGGGGCCCATCTCTACGTCGTGGGCGTCTCTCATGCGCTCAAGGTGCGCGTCCTGGCCGATGCGGAGAAGGAGGCGGCTGTGCTGGCCGAACAAGAGCGGATCCCGGCCGATAAGGCCATGAAACGGCTCGAACAGCGAAAGCAGCTTCGGCGCCGCTGGTCCCGGAGCGCCTTCGGGATGGATGAAACGGATCCCGGACTTTATGATCTGGTGATCGGGTTGAGCAACATCGACCTCGACGAGGCGGTGCAGACGATCTGCGACACGGCCTCCTACCGGAAGTTCCAGCCCATGAGCTGGTCTCAGAAATGCCTGGCGGATCTGGAGTTGGCTGCGCGCGTGCGGACAGTGCTTTTGGAGCGTTTTCCCGATTTGAAGGTGAGTGCGGACGGTGGAACGCTGGTCGTCGAGGTGCGGGCCATGAAGCGCGAGAAACGGCGGAAGGCCGAAGCGATCAAGGAGATGGCCGGCAGGATCGCCGGGGTCGAGTACGTGGAGGTCCACGTCGTCAACGATATTTTTCGGCAGGCGGCGGAGAGTTTCCGCTGA
- a CDS encoding hypothetical protein (Evidence 5 : Unknown function) gives MLVSFHPEMVFLANLGVNLHVCLCGDHQVASAQTLDFLDIGQTSTRPSGAGLSMSTVKRKILISGSKTGFYRETISGWI, from the coding sequence ATGTTAGTGAGTTTCCATCCGGAAATGGTCTTTTTGGCCAATCTCGGCGTCAATCTGCACGTTTGCTTGTGCGGCGACCACCAGGTCGCCTCCGCGCAAACGCTGGATTTCCTTGATATTGGCCAAACCAGCACCCGCCCCTCAGGGGCGGGACTGAGCATGAGCACCGTGAAAAGAAAAATCCTCATTTCCGGATCGAAAACCGGATTTTACCGGGAAACTATTTCCGGATGGATCTAA
- the sorA gene encoding Superoxide reductase → MEFSDLIKTAKDEGNEKHVPTITIDKGFKEGRDIIRVVVGHESPHPNTPEHHIAWLELYGVKKDGGQIINLGRAAWAPVYSNPNIRFQINQIADFKAFYATAYCNIHGLWGNVLEI, encoded by the coding sequence ATGGAGTTTTCCGATCTTATCAAAACGGCCAAAGACGAAGGCAACGAGAAGCATGTGCCTACGATCACGATCGACAAGGGATTCAAGGAAGGGAGGGATATCATCCGGGTGGTGGTTGGCCATGAGAGTCCTCATCCAAACACCCCCGAGCATCACATTGCATGGCTTGAGCTTTATGGCGTCAAGAAAGACGGAGGCCAAATCATCAACTTGGGCCGGGCGGCATGGGCTCCTGTCTATTCCAACCCCAACATTCGTTTCCAAATCAACCAAATCGCAGACTTCAAGGCTTTTTATGCTACTGCTTATTGCAATATCCACGGCCTTTGGGGAAATGTATTGGAGATTTGA
- a CDS encoding conserved hypothetical protein (Evidence 4 : Unknown function but conserved in other organisms) yields the protein MEFREFFIGTGEQGGDIMTNEQEKWVCAHCGYTADGRFEGDICPKCGLTYWKCSHCGFTLTAPSPPDICPECGEKCNFINITCYTPDCGGPGNIDPRL from the coding sequence ATGGAATTTAGGGAATTCTTCATTGGAACGGGAGAGCAAGGAGGGGACATTATGACCAATGAACAAGAAAAGTGGGTATGCGCGCATTGCGGTTATACGGCTGACGGAAGGTTTGAAGGAGATATCTGCCCAAAGTGCGGACTGACGTATTGGAAATGTTCCCATTGCGGTTTTACATTAACCGCTCCATCACCGCCAGATATCTGCCCGGAATGTGGTGAAAAATGTAATTTCATAAACATCACATGTTACACGCCGGATTGTGGAGGACCTGGAAATATCGACCCGCGATTGTGA
- a CDS encoding ATPase/histidine kinase/DNA gyrase B/HSP90 domain protein — MENLREGMTMGMGGGAEAGEDPPRSGATLEGRFGRIEAAETARKALLSRRRISLRVQIYACFLLVFFFAMGIATALVVAMYQMEEKLRFLEIVNDYAIEIQQARRFEKNYFLYGTNLSDALENVYHAHDILTLNTEELGRILGAAGHERIGRDIERYEDLLESLTDLEQHQLIDQEVFERKKEIERELRKHGQRMVSSADELIKREKAALEQAIQRSRNIHIYSLIFLLIFIVLNAYLLGSRILGNINRFSDYARRIASGNFTPIMPVRRFRDEFTDLAIAINQMIQELESREAVLIQSHKMRAVGTLTAGVAHELNNPLNNITLTAHMLLEDYDGLSDEERKDMLQDVVKEADRSKGIIANLLDFARESGSQLEPLDLRQLLADTVHLAANRVKLSGIKISLETPENLPLVHGDSQQLRQVFLNLILNAIDASPKGGKVDVSVGVADDPNYLAVKVKDNGTGIPEHIIGLIFDPFFTTKAKGKGTGLGLSVSQGIIAKHGGRIRVKSAEGKGTTFTVTVPITTLPAQIGIAKKS, encoded by the coding sequence ATGGAAAATCTGCGCGAGGGTATGACGATGGGAATGGGCGGAGGAGCGGAGGCCGGAGAGGATCCTCCCCGCTCCGGAGCTACTCTCGAAGGCCGTTTCGGCCGGATCGAGGCCGCCGAGACGGCGCGGAAGGCTCTCCTGTCGCGCAGGCGGATCAGCCTGCGGGTGCAGATCTATGCCTGCTTCCTGCTCGTATTTTTCTTTGCGATGGGGATTGCGACAGCCCTGGTCGTCGCGATGTATCAGATGGAGGAAAAACTCCGGTTCCTCGAGATCGTCAACGACTATGCCATCGAGATCCAGCAGGCGAGGCGTTTCGAAAAGAACTATTTCCTCTACGGGACGAACCTGAGCGACGCCCTGGAGAACGTCTATCATGCCCACGACATCCTGACCCTGAACACGGAGGAACTAGGGCGCATCCTCGGGGCGGCCGGGCATGAACGGATCGGCAGGGATATCGAACGTTACGAGGATCTTCTCGAGAGCCTGACGGACCTGGAGCAGCACCAACTGATCGACCAGGAGGTCTTCGAACGGAAGAAGGAGATCGAGCGCGAACTGCGGAAACACGGTCAGCGCATGGTGTCGTCCGCGGACGAACTCATCAAGCGCGAGAAGGCAGCCCTGGAGCAGGCCATCCAGCGTTCGCGGAACATCCACATCTATTCGTTGATCTTCCTGCTGATCTTTATCGTCCTGAACGCGTATCTCCTTGGGAGCCGCATTCTGGGGAACATCAATCGATTTTCAGATTATGCCCGGCGGATTGCTTCCGGGAATTTCACCCCCATCATGCCCGTCCGGCGGTTTCGCGACGAATTCACCGATCTGGCCATCGCCATCAATCAGATGATCCAGGAACTGGAAAGTCGTGAGGCCGTCCTCATTCAATCCCACAAGATGCGGGCGGTCGGGACCCTCACGGCCGGGGTCGCCCATGAGCTGAACAACCCTCTCAACAACATCACCCTGACCGCGCACATGCTCCTCGAGGACTATGACGGGCTCAGTGACGAGGAGCGAAAGGACATGCTTCAGGACGTGGTGAAGGAGGCCGATCGCTCGAAGGGCATCATCGCCAACCTGCTCGATTTCGCCCGTGAGAGCGGATCGCAGCTGGAGCCGCTGGATCTGCGTCAACTCCTGGCCGACACGGTCCATCTGGCCGCCAACCGGGTGAAACTGAGCGGGATCAAGATCTCTCTGGAGACCCCGGAAAATCTTCCGCTCGTCCATGGTGACAGCCAGCAGCTGCGGCAGGTTTTCCTGAATCTGATCCTGAATGCGATCGATGCGTCCCCGAAAGGCGGAAAGGTGGATGTCTCCGTAGGCGTAGCGGATGATCCGAACTATCTGGCGGTCAAGGTGAAGGACAACGGCACCGGTATCCCGGAGCACATCATCGGGCTGATATTCGATCCGTTCTTTACCACCAAGGCGAAGGGCAAGGGCACGGGCCTTGGTCTGAGTGTTTCCCAGGGAATCATCGCCAAGCACGGTGGACGGATCCGGGTGAAGAGCGCCGAAGGCAAGGGGACCACCTTTACCGTGACCGTCCCGATCACCACCCTCCCGGCTCAGATCGGCATCGCCAAAAAATCATAG
- a CDS encoding exported hypothetical protein (Evidence 5 : Unknown function), producing MRIFLYTLRVLSPTPAGRVPVSSHAARAQSHRFAAGPGLANIKEIERLRGGDLQVASQANVRIETGMGSKDHFRMETIWCQKRPRYGHRQKTSHVPSGFNAGLST from the coding sequence ATGAGGATTTTTCTTTACACGCTGCGCGTGCTCAGTCCCACCCCTGCGGGGCGGGTCCCGGTTTCTTCACACGCTGCGCGTGCTCAGTCCCACCGCTTTGCGGCGGGTCCCGGTTTGGCCAATATCAAGGAAATCGAGCGTTTGCGCGGAGGCGACCTGCAGGTCGCCTCACAAGCAAACGTGCGGATCGAAACTGGGATGGGCTCAAAGGACCATTTTCGGATGGAAACGATCTGGTGCCAAAAACGGCCAAGATACGGCCATCGACAGAAAACGAGTCATGTGCCATCTGGATTCAATGCTGGATTATCCACCTGA
- a CDS encoding Response regulator receiver domain protein: MDVQLHVLLLDDEPIVGKRLKPALAKIGCEVEVFEDPRLALARIDEKEFDIVVTDIRMDEIDGIQVLERVAAKSPRTKVIMITGYAMMSLAREAMDKGAFDFIAKPFQPNDLRKVIAKAAEALGTPLNVESGEAA, translated from the coding sequence ATGGATGTGCAATTGCACGTGCTGCTTTTGGACGACGAGCCCATTGTGGGCAAGAGGCTCAAACCGGCCCTGGCGAAGATCGGCTGCGAGGTCGAGGTCTTCGAGGACCCGCGTTTGGCGTTGGCACGCATCGATGAAAAGGAATTCGACATCGTGGTGACCGACATCCGGATGGACGAGATCGACGGGATCCAGGTCCTGGAGCGGGTGGCCGCAAAATCCCCGCGCACCAAGGTGATCATGATCACCGGGTACGCCATGATGTCGCTGGCACGGGAGGCGATGGACAAGGGCGCCTTCGATTTCATCGCCAAGCCGTTCCAGCCGAACGATCTGCGGAAGGTCATTGCGAAGGCCGCAGAGGCGCTGGGGACCCCTTTGAACGTGGAATCCGGGGAAGCGGCCTGA